DNA sequence from the Ramlibacter agri genome:
CGCGCGCTGGGCTCCGGCGGGCGTCGTCCCGACGTGTTCTTCGCCGGCGGCGTGGGCATCACCCCGGCCGCCGCGATCGCCAGGACGCTGGGGAGCAAGGCGACGCTGCACGTGCACTACAGCGTGGGCAACGCGGAGGACGCCGCCTTCCTGCCGGAGTTCGACGCCCGCCGGGGCGAGCACCCGGGCTTCAGCTACACGCTGCGCGAGACGAGCCTCGAAGGTCCGCTGGACGACAGCACCATCGCCGCCATCGTGCGCGCCCAGCCTGGAGCCAAGTTCTTCGTCTGCGGCCCGGAAGGCTATGTCGAGACCGTGCGGCGCGGGCTTGCGCGGGCCGGCGTGGAGCCGGCGCGCATCCACGTGGAGCTGTTCGCAATGGCGGCCCGCAAGCGCAAGGTGAAGTCCTCGCGCAGCGCCGCCTGGTACGCCGGCGCGCTGCTCGCCGCCTTGCCATTGCTCTTGCTGCAGACGCCGCTGGAAGCGCAGCGCCCGCACGGCCATCCGAACGTCGGCCACGAGCAGCTGAAGTGCGTGGCCTGCCACGCCGACACCGGCGCTTCCACCCGCCAGGTGCTGCAGGCGAAGGTGAAGTACGCGCTGGGCCTGCGCCAGACCGGCGCGGTGCTGGGCACGCAGCCGGTCACGTCCGCCACCTGCGTGCAGTGCCATGCCAACCCGGACGACCGCCATCCGCCGCAGCGCTTCCTGGAGCCGCGCTTCGCGCAGGCGCGCCAGGAGACGGGCGCGCAGCTGTGCGTCAGCTGCCACCGCGAGCACCAGGCCACGTGCGTATCGCTGCCGGCGGCGAACTATTGCGTCAGCTGCCACCAGGACACCCAGGTCAAGGACGACCGCATCGCTCCCACGCACGCGACCCTGATCGCCGACAAGCGCTGGGAAACCTGCCTGCAGTGCCACGACTACCACGGCAACCACCGCTGGATCGCGCCGAAGCGGCTGGTGGATGCGCCCTCGGTCGAACTGCTGGAGAAATACCTGAAGGGCGGCCCCTCGCCCTACGGAAGCACCATCGTGAAGGCGAAGCAGGAGTGATCAAGATCAAGCGCAACGGCTGGATCGGCGGCGCGGTGTTCGCGCTGCTGGCCATCTACCTGTTCGTCTCGGCGCCGCCGGCGCTGCCCGACGGCGCTGGCGGCGGCCGCATGATCCCGGCCGGCGAGGCGCTGGCGCTGCTCGACGCCGAGAACGCGGCCATCCGCGCCATGTACACGCGTGAAATCGTCGGCGAAGGCCAGAAGCAGGGCCTGGCCTTCCGCGAGGACTGGAAGAAGCCCGAGGTGGCGGCCGGCCCGCTGCCCGCGCTGCTGCTGCGCGAGACGTCCAACCGGCTGCAGGTCCAGGTGCCGGAGCTGGGGCTGTTCCTCGGCTCCGACTTTCCGCTGGTGCGCGAGAACCTGTTCCGCGGCGAGCAGGCCACCCGCTACCAGCAGGTGAAGAAGACGCTGCAGCCGCAGGTCTACTTCGACCAGGCGCTGGGCCGCACGACGGCGATGTTCCCGGATCGCGCCTCGGCGCAGGGCTGCGTCACCTGCCACAACGCGCATCCGGGCACGCCCAAGAAGGACTGGGTGCTGGACGAGCCCATGGGCGCGACCACCTGGTCCTATGCGGGCAAGCAGGTCAGCACCGAAACCATGCTGCGCATGATCGCGGTGCTGCGCGCCTCGGCCGTCGATGCCTATGGCTCCTACCTGCAGAAGGTAGGCGGCTTCGATGCCGCCGCGCGCCCCGCCATCGGCGACAAGTGGCCGCGCGACGGCTTCTTCCTGCCGGACCGCGAGACCTTCCGGCGCGCGGTGGAGGCGCGCAATTCCGCGGCCACGCTGGCAGGACTGTTCGCCGCGCTCGAGCGCAAGCCCGCGCAGGGAGGCCAGCGATGAGGCCCGCGCTCGCACCGGCTTCCGGCTTCGACGCCCTCAGCTCGCGCCCGGCGCCGCTGAGCGTGGCGCGGCCCCGCCCGCAACGCGTGAGCGCGGTACGCAGCCATCGCGCTGCCGAGTCCACGGCCGTCGCGTGGTTCGCGCTGGCGGCCGTGCTGGTGCTGGAACTGGCGCTCGCTGTGTTGCCGCAGGGCTTGCAGCTGAGCCCGCTGCAGGCGACGCCGCTCTTCAAGCAGTTCACCGGCTACACGCTGGTCACGCTGATGGTGCTGGCCATGTTCTTCGGCCGCGTGCGCCGCTGGGGCCCGCTCGCGCGGCGCCGCAGCCTGGCCTCGGACCTGCACCAGCTGGGCGGCGTGCTGATCCTGCTGCTGCTGGGCGCGCACATGGGGCAGGGCCCGTCGGGCTTCCTGCTGTACCTGTTCCACTGCATGGCCTATGCAGTGGCCGCCGGCGCCGTGCGGCCGGTGCTGGCGCGGCGCATCGGCCGCGAGGCTTCGACGGCCTTGCTGGCGGTGCACATCAGCTTGTCCTGCCTCGTGGCCGCGGCCGCGCTGGTGCACCTCTACTTCGTGTACGCCTATACCGCGTAGCGCGCCCTCGCGGGGGGCGGCGTTGGCGAATGCCGCGTGCCCTCTGCGCCGCGGAAGCGCCCGACCACCTCCACCAGCCGCGCCGCCTCCTGCTGGAAGGCGGCGGCCGAGGCGCTCGCTTCTTCCACCAGCGCGGCGTTCTGCTGCGTGGCGGTGTCGACCTGCGCAATCGCGTGGTTGATCTCGAGCACGCCGGTGCTCTGCTCGCTGCTCGCGCGGGCGATCTGGCCAATGAGTTCGTCCATCGCGGCGACGTCGCCGGTCATGTCGCGCAGCGCCGCCACCGCGCCTTGCACCACTTCGCGGCCCGCGGCGGCGTTCTGCGTCGAGGCCTCGATCAGGCCCTGGATCTCGCGCGCCGCGTTGGCGCTGCGCTGGGCCAGCGTGCGCACTTCGTCGGCCACCACGGCGAAGCCGCGGCCGT
Encoded proteins:
- a CDS encoding FAD-binding oxidoreductase, whose product is MSGASSTRRGVLCQCTGVTYAEVEQARAANPRISVERLCATLGCGTECGSCLPQVQEMLGQQAWYAATAQATALTTARDLAGLERLIFGVQLTLAGDSTYPRVLPGQHIVLRARTGAGTVDRTYTVVAQDQAAGTLALAIRRTPGGKLTPWLLDGGGTTREVEISAPGGRALGSGGRRPDVFFAGGVGITPAAAIARTLGSKATLHVHYSVGNAEDAAFLPEFDARRGEHPGFSYTLRETSLEGPLDDSTIAAIVRAQPGAKFFVCGPEGYVETVRRGLARAGVEPARIHVELFAMAARKRKVKSSRSAAWYAGALLAALPLLLLQTPLEAQRPHGHPNVGHEQLKCVACHADTGASTRQVLQAKVKYALGLRQTGAVLGTQPVTSATCVQCHANPDDRHPPQRFLEPRFAQARQETGAQLCVSCHREHQATCVSLPAANYCVSCHQDTQVKDDRIAPTHATLIADKRWETCLQCHDYHGNHRWIAPKRLVDAPSVELLEKYLKGGPSPYGSTIVKAKQE